The Engraulis encrasicolus isolate BLACKSEA-1 chromosome 22, IST_EnEncr_1.0, whole genome shotgun sequence sequence tgctgcttaccCCTCAGTCTCTTGGCTAGCTCGAGGCTAAACAGCACGTTAGCCAGTTTGCTCTGCTGGTAGCTCCTCATGGGTTCGTAGTCTTTGTCCAAATTGATGTCGTCAAAGTGGATCTTACCTGAAAACAAGCCAACCATGTAagcaggagtaaaccaggttaagttaagagataaatcatctaCTAGAGGAGCCCGGAGAAAATGAGGACAGATACCCCTGTATACAGCCTCAAGACTGATCTCACGTGCAGAAAAACATGCAACGCAGCCATGTCTGTTATCATACGCTGCAGTATACGGCAAGACAGGCCTCGCCCTCCTAGTTACACAACATCTccggcgttgctactagtcaggtcaagagcaatgcaagtactttctgagctctggagaactcgggaactccacccactttgtcgggaagcaatcaactttgagcagctccaacggccctgggtagaggcatgttcaaagcagtggtgtggtttaagcagagacgctctattgggacaaagaaaatgtttggtttaaactttggctcagccttttctggccccgaccagtagcaaaccaagggaggtgggtcaaccatgccattaaTTGTTATGGCCtgtgtcagaccaagtctcgaagagatttgaaagtcgatgataatcaggctagtatacCAGCAAACAGGCCAACCATGCATGGCTGTAATTTTcagtgtggatggtggggacatgtccataccactttgaTGGACCACTTAGATTAACCTAGCTTGTCACCACCAttcttttcacaaatataatggagAAAGAGCATACCTTtacaatttgccattgaaatgtccccaccactttccaagccaaaccaaCACCTTTTCTACCATGTGTGCTATTATACAAAGCAGATCTCATCTGCAAACAAGCCGTGCAAGCCAACTGTTATACTTCCCTACAAAGACAAAAGGTAGTAACTGtattgttgttgaaaatgagttattTTGGTTTAATGGCATATATAGTATATGCCAAAATATAATGCTAGATACCATGATTGACCTGCAACGAATGTGGatatcatacctgtcaactttgagctacaAATAAAATAGGGAACATTCCCagattttaaaacaaaaaacgatacattttcaataggcCACATCCTGAAGGTCAACGGGACGGCATTGACAGGTCGGATAGTGCATTCTATGCTGCTTTTCACACTGATAATCTAATCTAAAACTACTTGGGCTACCTAGACAACAGGACCAATGAAAAGTCATTggactcagtttggagctctgtgtAGTTGCTGCATATTTGCTTTTTGCAACCATGTCAAACCAATATAGTTCATGCAAACCAACCATGTCAAAAAACATATATAATTACAATATGCACTTCAAGATGATTTTATCTGCAACTAGAAACCAACCATAGCTATTCTAAGATTAGTTCAACCTTTCCTCAGGACAGAGTTGACATGCAAAGCCACAGATcacgcaaagtgtgtgtgtgtgtgtgtgtgtgtgtgtgtgtgtgtgtgtgtgtgtgtgtgtgtgtgtgtgtgtgtgtgtgtgtgtgtgtgtgtgtgtgtgtgtgtgtgtgtgtgtgtgtgtgtgtgtgtgcacctctctcGTGTGCGAGGCTGGAGACGTTGACCACTCTGCTGGGTGTGGACTTCTTGAGTATGGGGAGCAGTCTGTTGGTCAACAGGAAATGCCCCAGATGGTTCACACCAAACTGCATCTCAAAGCCATCCTCCGTCTGCCATTTAGGACACATCATGATACCTGCAGGAGAGCAAAGTGACTTCATTTAGGTACAGGgcactggttacagtccccggagcacaCATCATGATACCTGCAGAGGAGAGCAAAGGTATTTGCAGCATTTAAGGtacagggtataggttacagcccctggaggacACAACATGATACCTGCAGGAGAGCAAAGAGGCTTGCAgtaatttaggtacagggtattggttactgtccctggaagACACATCATGACACCTTcaggagggcattaacattacaATACATCACGCTGActgatgattttatccaaatACAGTTACAGTAATTTaggtacaggttattggttacagtccctgaagcaatatgAGGTGCTTTCCAAGAGTGCACCTGCGTTGTTGATGAGGATGTCGAGGCGCTCCTCTGTTGCCAGGACGTCGGTTGCCAGGCGCCTGACGGACTCCAGGGATGCCAGGTCCAGCTGTTTGAGCAGCACGTTCCCGTTGCCGCTCCGCTTCCGGATCTCCTCTGCTGCCCGACGCCCACGGCCCATGTCACGACACGCCAGGATCACACGCGCACCTGGACACAGGAAACAGCTAGGTTACCATGGAGACACATACAGGAAGTAGCCGGCCCATGTCACGACACGCCAGGATCACACGCGCACCTGGAAGAAAAAACAGCTAGATTACCATGGAGACAAATACATGAAAAAGCTGGTTACTATGGGGACACAAAGGAAGAGAAAACAGGTTACCTTGGCTACCATTACCATGGCAACACAAAGGAAGAGGAAGTTGCTAATTGCCATGGGGGACAGATAGGAAGAGGAGGTAGCTGGTTACCATGGGAACAGATACAGGAAGAAACGGTTACTATGGAGACACACAGGAAGTGGAAAGTTGCTGGTTGTCAAGGCAACACACATAAAGAGGAAGTAGCTGGTTGTCATGGCGACACACAGGAAGAGGAAGTAGCTGAAAGCATTTGGGAAGATTCATGCATGTCATGATTTTCTCCATGGCAACCCTAAGACATCgtcacacacaaagtacacaaagcAGCATACACTCTGTGTTCACAGTTACAACTTGATGAAACTACAGACCCGGCACACAAATCAACACATTCATCGTGCACATTGTCCTCAAACTATAGACAGACACAACAGACATCCTCAAATATCATGCTATTTCCCATCTTGTGCCATCAACCAATCAAACTGCACGTCTGTCCAGCCCAAGGAAGTTTCAGCAGTCTCACACAATCCAAGCATTCACACATACTCATAGGAAATATGTGACATGATGTCCTAAAACCAGATTCAATTGGTGCCTGTCAGGAGAGAGACAACAGTTGTTTACTTGAAGCGTTCAATACTTTATTGTTAAACTAGAGTGGCTCTGTATTCCTCgtagtgaaataataataattcataattTGATGACTTTGACACTGTGCCGTCAACTCTAAGGTTCAAcaggaatgaacacacacacacgcacgcacccacacacacacacatgcacgcacgcacacacacgcatacacacacgcatacatacccacacacacacacacacacacacactaattacctCTGCTGGCAAGGTCCACTGCTGTCTCCTTGCCGATTCCTGTGTTTGCTCCTGTGATGAGAACTGTCTTCCCGTCCAGACGAGCTTTGCTgcgacacacacaccccgccatcCACCTACGCAGAGCTATGAAGCCcacacctggaacacacacacacacacacacacacacacacacacacacacacacacacacacacacacacacacacacacacacacacacacacacacacacacacacacacacagcgcatacAGCTACTTTCAGTTTGCATTAGATTTGCAACTCTTCCTTTGGGTCTTTTTCTTGTAATTTccttagattgtgtgtgtgtgtgtgtgtgtgtgtgtgtgtgtgtgtgtgtgtgtgtgtgtgtgtgtgtgtgtgtgtgtgtgtgtgtgtgtgtgtgtgtgtgtgtgtgtgtgtgtgtgtgtgtgtgtgttatatgttagACCTACTGACAATAGCAGGAAACCCCTGTGGAGTAGTATGTACAAGTGCTTGTAAAATATAATACTACGTATTGTTGCTAATTTACCAATAATATATTtacaataatattttttaaataaatgattgtttattatttatttatttatttgttatttaaaaaaataatactttGCAAACACGAATAGGTTGTAAGTGGACAGAAATACAGTCAAGTGGTCATGAATGAACTCTAGACAAATCTCTGTGCTTGTGGATCTTAAAACAGCATGTAGATTTGCATGTTGATAGTGATGAgccatgtagcctcttactgcagctgggtcCATCGACAGACCTATTCAGTCTttactgaaaacactcaactacataataacaacattgctgtgacaatgcagagagtcgtttatttttttatttttttttatttaacctttatttaaccaggaaaaataaacccgttgagattaagaacctcttttacaagggtgtcctggccaagtggcggctcaagttacaaaattaaaattacacagttgcattaaaataacaaatcaagtaaaataacatgtcaattgaaacagttacagacaatagactctgtctcaagtgatctcatcttggaattaaaatcgttcaatggaatcagatctgttagtttcaagtccttttgaAGATTGTTCCATGAtgtaggggctgaaaacacaaatgccctcttccccagttctgtgcggaagcaagggacagagagtaacaaatggcctttagagcgcagaccataagactcaatattcctcactgtgattaggctgcagatgtaaggtggcagtagtccgagtattgccttgtaaataaatgtataccagtgagtaagtctcctggtagtcagtgaagaccatttaactctggcatagagttcacagtgatgagtttgggccctacagttagtaatgaacctcagggcaccatgatacacagagtcaatcttactcagacattgggatgaagcatccatgtacagcaggtctgcatagtctaaaatggatacaaacgttgcagagacaaggcgcttcttaacatgaaaggaaaaacaaattttatttctaaataaaaaacctaactttagtttaagtttcctcacaagattttcaatgtgggctttgaacgtcaaagtatcatcaagcaaaatacccaggtatttatACAAATGTACCACCTCAATTTCAGTTCCCTCAAGGGTGAGTACTGAGGGGATGATTGATGGTACTTTCCTTGGCTTTGAGAACAACATCTGCTTAGTCTTATCAGCATTAAGAAGCAATTTTAACTGTAAAAATGTCTGTTGGATCACATCAAAAGCCTTCTGCAGTGATTCAATAGCATTAACGGCGGATGGCCCGAAGCAGTAAATTATTGTGTCGTAAGGAACCGATTAATCGTAAGGAACCGATTAAGACATGATAACAACCAATAAGGTTCTGCACTAAGCTTAAATGGGAATGCATTGGTTGTCATCAGTAGTGAGTGACAGCTTCAAATCTGATTAGTCATTATTACAGAGTAGTAACATGCTGAGTCATGATGAGCAGTGCGGCTGGAACACTACATGACACggcactacattgcattacacaccCCTGcatcacacagtacagtacattacactacactacacaacaccacaccacacaacacaactacAAACCCCTGCaacacactacgctacactacactacacacccctggctgcgctacactacaccacataacactacacaacactacactacactacactacactacactgcactacactacactacactacactacactacactacacagcagtaaactacactacactacactacactacactacactacactacactacactacactacactgcactacactacactacactacactacactacactacaccacactacaccgcactacactacactacactgcactaaactacactacactgcactacactacactgcactacaccacactacaccacactacactaaacCCACCTGcacaacactacactatattaaACTGCACTACACaagactgcactgcactacattacagGACAGATAGGGCCATaagactacactacattacaggaCATTCAGCCATATCACTACGCCGTCACGTAACACTACAGGTAGAGTTAAAAGAGATGTTTTACCAACTATTGCGATCACCGTCAATCCCGTCACATGCTGCTCCGCAGTCTGCTTCAGCTGGGCAATCAAGTCTGCCATTCTGGCTGCCAACAGACAGATTAGTCTGAAGTTGACAATGagtatctcccctctcctctctctttaccctctctgatctctctcctctcctctctctttaccctctctgatctgtctctcctctcctctctctttaccctctctgatctctctcctctcctctctctttaccctctctgatctgtctctcctctcctctctctttaccctctctgatctctctctcctctcctctctctttaccgtctctgatctctctctcctctcctctctctttaccctctctgatctgtctctcctctcctctctctttaccctCTTCTCACAGCAGCAGAGCAGTTCTCACTCGTGTTTCTTATATTAACCGTCTTCCGGTGCCAGTGGCAGGTGAAGAGCTACTTTATAGATGACATGGAGTGAATGAATGGAATGCGTTTTACGATCACTCATTCGCTCACCTGCGCGAACTCAGCTTGCTTGACCAATTAGAGTCCCTTGTGCCACTGTGGGCGGGGCTGTTcttaaagaggccatgccactctaattacattgccatgtccacctttttttcataatccttggtgttctctgacctggtatgcaacattattttagctggaaagttatttgatggtgtatttcaaagcattttattgcgcccaaaaacacctctcaggagaactaagcggtttgtccataatgtttatgagctttgcagtgattggctcagctgttgctAGAGAACCACGTGGTACTCATACTGGtcacttgcctcctcgtggcctccgcatgacatcaccgacaacagaattgtatttcaatagaTTGACAaatctcaattctaatgtcattttctcttttgcaaacggcatggtgaatgaagaatagtccataaaaagttgttgtgactaggctgacagcagagaaactttattgttttttccacggaggggcgtcagcgaaacgcaAGGCCATGGGCACAGGccgaggacaggagtctgcatattggactccactccAGGTGTACAGGTATATGGCCCTGAGAGGCGCCTGTCCTCATATCTGCAGAAGGGTCACCCGAGGTAACGGTGGAACAAAAGAGAACTCAAATAGTCATCACAGACCGCTCCCACAACCACACCAAAACCACTTCATTTGTTATAGCAAGACCTcgaagccaacacacacacccatatcccATCCCCTATCACACACCACAACAACTTCATTAGTTTGGACATTCATTGCAAAGTTTCAAAGTCTCCAGGCCATTAGTGCACTTATGCAAACACCATTACAATGATCAAGATGTCGGAAAaggctgatgaaaaaaaaaattctcaggtactgacaagtccagggtagtgtgagcattacaactgcatgttgaaattggctgaacttatcctttaatgTAGCACTGATGCTACACAAAAATGGCCATGACAAACCCAACTTTTCCCCTTCATGCATGATGTCATTTGAAATAGAGGGGGTTATAATTTAACCGACTCATAAGATCATTAATGAAGGGAGACTTATGATCATTAATGAAAGAAGACTTTGATGGTTTCACGTTACCAGTGAGGATGAGAGCCGCGACTCCCGTTGGGTGATCCTGTACAAACTCTGTCAGCTGATTGCAGTACCGCTCCATGGTGTCTGGCATCACTCCTGGACAGCACAGGACGACTGACTTCACTGTAGTAGATAAAACAAATTTGACCTTATCCGGCTTATTACAcaagtgtcaaaataaaagcacaTACTGCATTCAAAAATGTGTGTACGTaaattagttaaaaaaaaaaaacactctgcaATAATTGCATAGgtctacacacacaaaaaaaaaacataacccaCA is a genomic window containing:
- the LOC134438862 gene encoding retinol dehydrogenase 11-like isoform X2; translation: MADLIAQLKQTAEQHVTGLTVIAIVGVGFIALRRWMAGCVCRSKARLDGKTVLITGANTGIGKETAVDLASRGARVILACRDMGRGRRAAEEIRKRSGNGNVLLKQLDLASLESVRRLATDVLATEERLDILINNAGIMMCPKWQTEDGFEMQFGVNHLGHFLLTNRLLPILKKSTPSRVVNVSSLAHERGKIHFDDINLDKDYEPMRSYQQSKLANVLFSLELAKRLRGSGVTVYSLHPGAIRTELSRYLSESLGPIRRLVWGFLFRLFWPILKSPTQGAQTTIYCAVEESIANTSGLYYSDCAPKQPAPQACDDEAAKRLWDLSSSMVGLA
- the LOC134438862 gene encoding retinol dehydrogenase 11-like isoform X1 → MPDTMERYCNQLTEFVQDHPTGVAALILTGVGFIALRRWMAGCVCRSKARLDGKTVLITGANTGIGKETAVDLASRGARVILACRDMGRGRRAAEEIRKRSGNGNVLLKQLDLASLESVRRLATDVLATEERLDILINNAGIMMCPKWQTEDGFEMQFGVNHLGHFLLTNRLLPILKKSTPSRVVNVSSLAHERGKIHFDDINLDKDYEPMRSYQQSKLANVLFSLELAKRLRGSGVTVYSLHPGAIRTELSRYLSESLGPIRRLVWGFLFRLFWPILKSPTQGAQTTIYCAVEESIANTSGLYYSDCAPKQPAPQACDDEAAKRLWDLSSSMVGLA